The following coding sequences are from one Burkholderia stabilis window:
- a CDS encoding amino acid ABC transporter permease → MFDLFVRSLPLLESAVTMTVFLGLSSFALGSALGLAVALARVSSIRSLRGIAFAYVSVFRGTPLLVQILLIYFGLPRYGITLEPVPAALLALTLFSAAYLSENFRSGINAVDRGQWEAAHSLGMNYWKMMWRVILPQGLRIAIPPVGSRMIALIKDTSLASTITVVELTRVADQVGASTFRYMEMFLMVGLIYWVINQILTIVQTIFEGRVSRRFQ, encoded by the coding sequence ATGTTCGATCTCTTCGTGCGTTCGCTGCCGCTGCTCGAAAGCGCGGTGACGATGACCGTGTTCCTCGGCCTCTCGTCGTTCGCGCTCGGCTCGGCACTGGGGCTCGCCGTCGCGCTCGCGCGGGTCTCGTCGATCCGGTCGTTGCGCGGCATCGCGTTCGCTTACGTGTCCGTGTTTCGCGGCACGCCGCTGCTCGTGCAGATCCTGCTGATCTACTTCGGCCTGCCGCGCTACGGCATCACGCTCGAACCGGTGCCGGCCGCGCTGCTCGCGCTGACGCTCTTTTCGGCGGCGTATCTCAGCGAGAACTTCCGCTCCGGGATCAATGCGGTCGATCGCGGCCAGTGGGAGGCCGCGCATTCGCTCGGCATGAACTACTGGAAGATGATGTGGCGTGTGATCCTGCCGCAAGGGCTGCGCATCGCCATCCCGCCCGTCGGCAGCCGCATGATCGCGCTGATCAAGGACACGTCGCTGGCGTCCACGATCACCGTCGTCGAGCTCACCCGCGTGGCCGACCAGGTCGGCGCGTCGACCTTCCGGTACATGGAGATGTTCCTGATGGTCGGCCTGATCTACTGGGTCATCAACCAGATCCTGACGATCGTCCAGACGATTTTCGAAGGCCGCG
- a CDS encoding ABC transporter substrate-binding protein, whose product MKTQTSIVMARCLAALGMAGALAFTSAQAGATDLLAAARANGALRVANTQSSPPWSLLDDRNQPAGYDVEVAREVAKRIGVKQIVFVADSFKNFVEGLKSGKYDLVMNDLTPTAERSKQVDFAKPYGVEDFRIFVRSDNTSVHGQADLKGKRVGVTTGSSNEAWARAHLKDSDIRAYDNGGLVFNDLGSGRLDAVIISHFGGMKYANVNHLPVKEVGEPLIYQLSAPALVKGQPALLAAVDKAIDDMTADGTLERLAKRWVGADYDMVGTIAKAKAQKE is encoded by the coding sequence ATGAAAACGCAGACCTCTATCGTCATGGCCCGATGCCTGGCCGCGCTCGGAATGGCGGGCGCGCTGGCCTTCACCAGCGCCCAGGCCGGCGCAACGGATCTTCTCGCGGCCGCGCGCGCCAATGGCGCGTTGCGGGTCGCGAACACGCAGAGCAGCCCGCCGTGGAGCCTGCTCGACGATCGCAACCAGCCGGCCGGCTACGACGTCGAAGTCGCGCGCGAAGTCGCGAAACGCATCGGCGTGAAGCAGATCGTGTTCGTCGCCGACTCGTTCAAGAACTTCGTCGAAGGGCTCAAGTCCGGGAAATACGATCTGGTGATGAACGACCTGACGCCGACGGCCGAACGCAGCAAGCAGGTCGATTTCGCGAAACCCTACGGCGTCGAGGACTTCCGCATCTTCGTACGGTCCGACAACACGAGCGTGCACGGGCAGGCGGACCTGAAGGGCAAGCGCGTCGGCGTGACCACCGGCTCGTCGAACGAGGCATGGGCACGCGCGCACCTGAAGGATTCCGATATCCGCGCGTACGACAACGGCGGCCTCGTGTTCAACGATCTCGGCAGCGGCCGCCTCGACGCGGTCATCATCTCCCACTTCGGCGGGATGAAATACGCGAACGTGAATCACCTGCCGGTCAAGGAAGTCGGCGAGCCGCTGATCTACCAGCTTTCCGCGCCCGCGCTCGTGAAGGGGCAACCGGCGCTCCTCGCCGCGGTGGACAAGGCCATCGACGACATGACGGCCGACGGCACGCTCGAGCGGCTCGCGAAACGCTGGGTCGGCGCGGACTACGACATGGTCGGCACCATCGCGAAGGCGAAAGCGCAGAAGGAGTAA
- the metC gene encoding cystathionine beta-lyase, with the protein MTTTTPFPPQPFRSLSPAVMRASTVVFDSLDEFARRKERQPDGYSYGITGTPTARELERRIAALEGGAHCVLAPSGQAALMTAVMGFVRGGDHLLVSAACYGALKTFAQKWLAMFDVEVELYEPAIGARIEQYVKPNTRMICMESPGTVTMEMPDIPAIVAVARRHGVMTMMDNTWASPLAFRPLEHGVDLSVEAATKLFGGHSDLLLGAISMNDFAYYETLRETQSILGQQASPDDCFLVLRGLETLKVRFDAQSAAALHVAQQLEAHPAVRKVLFPALPSDAGHAIWKRDFSGNGCLFSLMLEPAPEAAFTAFFDALRVFAIGASWGGVHSLAAYYPAPLQAQRAFPLTDQPIIRLSIGLEAPDVLLDDLHAGLAAFADAKARAA; encoded by the coding sequence ATGACCACGACCACGCCGTTCCCCCCGCAACCGTTCCGCAGCCTGTCGCCGGCTGTGATGCGCGCATCGACCGTCGTGTTCGATTCGCTCGACGAATTCGCCCGCCGCAAGGAGCGCCAGCCCGACGGCTACAGCTACGGCATCACCGGCACGCCGACGGCGCGCGAACTGGAGCGCCGCATCGCCGCGCTCGAAGGCGGCGCGCACTGCGTGCTGGCGCCGTCCGGGCAGGCCGCGCTGATGACCGCCGTGATGGGCTTCGTGCGCGGCGGCGATCACCTGCTCGTTTCCGCCGCCTGCTACGGCGCGCTCAAGACCTTCGCGCAGAAATGGCTCGCGATGTTCGACGTCGAAGTCGAGCTGTACGAACCGGCGATCGGCGCGCGCATCGAGCAGTACGTGAAGCCGAACACGCGCATGATCTGCATGGAGTCGCCGGGCACGGTGACGATGGAAATGCCGGACATTCCCGCGATCGTCGCGGTCGCGCGCCGCCACGGCGTGATGACGATGATGGACAACACGTGGGCCAGCCCGCTCGCGTTTCGTCCGCTCGAACACGGCGTGGACCTGAGCGTCGAAGCGGCCACCAAGCTGTTCGGCGGCCACTCCGACCTGCTGCTCGGCGCGATCAGCATGAACGACTTCGCGTACTACGAGACCTTGCGCGAGACGCAGAGCATCCTCGGCCAGCAGGCCAGCCCCGACGACTGCTTCCTCGTGTTGCGCGGCCTCGAAACGCTGAAGGTGCGCTTCGATGCGCAGAGCGCGGCCGCGCTGCATGTCGCGCAGCAACTCGAAGCGCACCCGGCCGTTCGCAAGGTGCTGTTTCCGGCGCTCCCGTCCGACGCGGGCCACGCGATCTGGAAGCGCGATTTCTCCGGCAACGGCTGCCTGTTCTCGCTGATGCTCGAACCCGCGCCGGAGGCCGCGTTCACGGCGTTCTTCGATGCGCTGCGCGTCTTCGCGATCGGCGCGAGCTGGGGCGGCGTGCACAGCCTCGCCGCGTACTACCCGGCGCCGCTGCAGGCGCAGCGCGCATTCCCGCTGACCGACCAGCCGATCATCCGCCTGTCGATCGGGCTCGAAGCGCCCGATGTGCTGCTCGACGATCTCCACGCCGGCCTCGCGGCATTCGCCGACGCCAAGGCACGCGCGGCGTAA
- a CDS encoding LysR substrate-binding domain-containing protein, protein MSVRDIEVFRAVMNAGSTSKAAGVLEISQPAVSQSIRRLESMAGFRLFERVRSRLVPTQEAVALMRDVDRYFLGFEVIEHRIRSLRSYGLGRLAIASLPALGTAFLPRVIASFDAAARDVQISLQVMSSREVHEKVSAGQVDFGLMSDEMSMAGLEHSAFVTMPGVAVMNAAHPLAARSVIRADDLSQTAFIALNPEDSTRLRLETQLRGLGVVLKPLVETPYSHTVCELALAGVGVGFAHPLVALDFVSRGLVVRPFDVDVAFTGVLVFRPGTPMSENARVFLQHMRIQLEADKNALGALFGRKGKAKDSRGA, encoded by the coding sequence GTGAGCGTGCGCGATATCGAGGTGTTCCGGGCGGTGATGAACGCCGGAAGTACGAGCAAGGCGGCCGGCGTGCTGGAGATTTCGCAGCCGGCGGTGAGCCAGTCGATCCGGCGGCTCGAGAGCATGGCGGGGTTCCGCCTGTTCGAACGCGTGCGCAGCCGTCTCGTGCCGACGCAGGAGGCCGTTGCGCTGATGCGCGACGTCGATCGCTACTTTCTCGGCTTCGAGGTGATCGAGCACCGGATTCGCAGCCTGCGTTCCTATGGATTGGGGCGGCTCGCGATCGCGTCGCTGCCCGCGCTCGGCACCGCCTTCCTGCCGCGCGTGATTGCATCGTTCGACGCGGCGGCGCGCGATGTCCAGATTTCGCTGCAGGTGATGAGCTCCCGCGAGGTGCACGAGAAGGTGTCGGCCGGGCAGGTGGATTTCGGCTTGATGTCCGACGAGATGTCGATGGCCGGGCTCGAACACTCGGCGTTCGTCACGATGCCCGGCGTCGCGGTGATGAATGCGGCGCACCCGCTCGCCGCCAGGAGCGTGATCCGGGCCGACGATCTTTCGCAGACGGCCTTCATCGCGCTGAACCCGGAGGACAGCACGCGGCTGCGGCTCGAAACGCAGTTGCGCGGGCTCGGCGTCGTGCTGAAGCCGCTGGTCGAGACGCCGTACTCGCATACCGTGTGCGAACTCGCGCTCGCCGGGGTGGGCGTGGGCTTCGCGCATCCGCTCGTGGCGCTGGACTTCGTGTCGCGCGGGCTCGTCGTGCGGCCGTTCGATGTCGATGTCGCGTTTACGGGCGTGCTGGTGTTTCGTCCGGGCACGCCGATGTCGGAGAACGCGCGGGTGTTTCTCCAGCACATGCGGATCCAGCTGGAGGCCGATAAAAATGCGCTCGGGGCGCTGTTCGGCAGGAAAGGCAAGGCGAAGGATTCGCGGGGGGCGTAG
- a CDS encoding NIPSNAP family protein, protein MQYELTTLSCPLLEQDAVSAGAHRWVSDASATGRLFGAWRSEIGELGRIVVLRGFAHPDELQQERRRALMSDGPFNLGGRDVGITMESHTLFPFLPEIAPMKLGRFYEMRRYWLKPAGLAPTIAAWEQAVGPAEAYTSHLVANMYAIDGPPRITHIWGFASLEERMALRARHYAEGLWPPKGGPQQIERATSTICLPEAWSPLC, encoded by the coding sequence ATGCAATACGAGTTGACGACGTTGTCGTGTCCGCTGCTGGAGCAGGATGCCGTCTCCGCCGGCGCCCATCGATGGGTATCGGATGCGAGCGCCACGGGCCGCCTTTTTGGGGCATGGCGCTCGGAGATCGGCGAGCTGGGGCGGATCGTCGTGCTGCGCGGCTTCGCGCATCCCGACGAACTGCAGCAGGAACGCCGACGCGCGTTGATGAGCGACGGGCCGTTCAATCTCGGCGGCCGCGACGTCGGCATCACGATGGAAAGCCACACGCTGTTCCCGTTCCTGCCCGAGATCGCGCCGATGAAGCTGGGCCGCTTCTACGAGATGCGCCGCTACTGGCTCAAACCGGCGGGGCTGGCGCCGACGATCGCTGCGTGGGAGCAAGCGGTCGGTCCTGCCGAAGCCTATACGTCCCACCTCGTCGCCAATATGTACGCGATCGACGGCCCGCCGCGCATCACGCATATCTGGGGATTCGCGAGCCTCGAGGAGCGCATGGCGTTACGGGCACGCCACTACGCCGAAGGGCTGTGGCCGCCCAAGGGCGGCCCGCAGCAGATCGAGCGCGCGACTTCGACGATTTGCCTGCCAGAAGCGTGGTCGCCGCTGTGCTGA
- a CDS encoding MFS transporter: MSNVVPDAGRDGAIKTEPAWTAVFSLAMGVFGLLTAEYLPASLLTPMAAGLHVSEALAGQAVTVTAVVALFAGLLVPGLTRGFDRRTVLLGFSTLMIASNLLVALSSSLAMLLAMRILLGIALGGFWSMAAAVAMRLVPPALLPRALSIIFSGIAVGTVVAVPLGSYLGGLYGWRSAFVAAAAVGAVTLLFQWFTLPRMAPRGTVRLKTVLQVLLSPGVAIGMLGCVLAHTGHFALFTYIRPFLESTAGVGPDGLALMLLGFGVANFAGTLLAGFLMERSLRATLALMPCLVGIAAFALVLLPASVAGQAVLVAFWGMAFGGVPVAWSNWVTRAVPDQAESAGGMVVASVQSSIAAGAAAGGAMFSFSGITGVFVAGGVVMLLAALLIALCVSIPAPQSGAGPALHI, encoded by the coding sequence GTGAGCAACGTTGTGCCCGACGCCGGCCGTGACGGCGCGATAAAAACCGAGCCGGCCTGGACGGCCGTGTTCTCGCTGGCGATGGGGGTGTTCGGGCTGTTGACGGCCGAGTACCTGCCGGCCAGCCTGCTGACGCCGATGGCCGCCGGATTGCACGTATCGGAAGCCCTGGCCGGTCAGGCGGTGACGGTCACGGCCGTGGTCGCGCTGTTTGCCGGATTGCTGGTGCCGGGCCTCACGCGCGGATTCGACCGGCGCACGGTGCTGCTCGGTTTCAGCACGCTGATGATCGCGTCGAACCTGCTGGTGGCGCTCTCGTCGAGCCTGGCGATGCTGCTGGCGATGCGGATCCTGCTGGGCATCGCGCTGGGCGGCTTCTGGAGCATGGCCGCGGCCGTCGCGATGCGTCTCGTGCCGCCGGCGCTGCTGCCGCGCGCGCTGTCGATCATCTTCAGCGGCATCGCGGTCGGCACGGTCGTCGCCGTGCCGCTCGGCAGCTATCTGGGCGGGTTGTACGGGTGGCGCAGTGCGTTCGTCGCGGCGGCGGCGGTCGGCGCGGTTACGCTGCTCTTCCAGTGGTTCACGCTGCCGCGGATGGCGCCGCGCGGAACCGTGCGGCTGAAAACGGTGCTGCAGGTGCTGCTGAGCCCGGGTGTCGCCATCGGCATGCTCGGTTGCGTCCTCGCGCACACCGGTCATTTCGCGTTGTTCACCTATATCCGCCCGTTTCTGGAAAGCACCGCAGGCGTCGGCCCGGACGGACTGGCGCTCATGTTGCTCGGGTTCGGCGTCGCGAACTTCGCCGGCACGCTGCTCGCCGGATTCCTGATGGAGCGCAGCCTGCGCGCGACGCTGGCGCTGATGCCCTGCCTCGTCGGCATCGCGGCGTTCGCGCTGGTGCTGCTGCCGGCGTCCGTCGCCGGGCAAGCGGTGCTGGTCGCGTTCTGGGGCATGGCGTTCGGCGGCGTGCCGGTGGCGTGGTCGAACTGGGTGACGCGCGCGGTGCCCGACCAGGCGGAAAGTGCCGGCGGCATGGTCGTCGCGTCGGTGCAGTCGTCCATTGCGGCAGGCGCCGCCGCGGGCGGTGCGATGTTCAGCTTCAGCGGCATCACCGGCGTCTTCGTCGCGGGCGGGGTCGTGATGCTGCTCGCGGCGTTGCTGATCGCGCTGTGCGTCAGCATCCCGGCGCCGCAATCCGGTGCCGGGCCGGCATTACACATCTGA
- a CDS encoding AraC family transcriptional regulator: MVLPDPFALSSDLISELLTGMRLRGVQYRRIEAGPAFGLGFDTRPGHAYFHFLAVGSAVLRTDDGTLHALSAGNAVFMPRGEAHQLLSAAGHPVRDIDTFDAAPLGDTVSAVNACPSKSVTPGSILFSGCMEFDLGGMQGLGRLMPGVMVVDAMGKRYPGLMPILASMKAEICSGRIGFAGILARLADVVAAMLVRGWVECGCDNASGLVAALRDPRLARAILALHRQPCREWSVSELAAECHISRSVFAERFQATIGIPPLRYATELRMRLASQWLTHDRLPIETVALRLGYASQAAFSRAFKRVIGKPPGASRQAGV, from the coding sequence ATGGTCTTGCCCGATCCTTTCGCGTTGTCGTCCGATCTCATCAGCGAACTGCTGACCGGCATGCGCCTGCGGGGCGTCCAGTACCGGCGCATCGAAGCCGGGCCCGCGTTCGGTCTGGGCTTCGATACGCGGCCCGGGCACGCGTACTTCCACTTCCTTGCGGTCGGCTCCGCGGTGCTGCGCACCGACGACGGCACGTTGCACGCGTTGTCGGCCGGTAACGCCGTGTTCATGCCGAGAGGCGAAGCGCATCAACTGCTGTCCGCCGCCGGTCACCCCGTTCGCGATATCGACACGTTCGACGCAGCCCCGCTCGGCGATACGGTCAGCGCGGTGAACGCGTGCCCGAGCAAGAGCGTGACGCCAGGCTCCATCCTCTTCTCCGGCTGCATGGAGTTCGATCTCGGCGGCATGCAGGGCCTGGGCCGGTTGATGCCGGGCGTGATGGTGGTCGACGCGATGGGCAAACGCTATCCGGGGCTCATGCCGATCCTCGCGTCGATGAAGGCCGAAATCTGCTCCGGGCGCATCGGCTTCGCGGGCATCCTCGCCCGTCTCGCCGACGTGGTCGCGGCGATGCTCGTGCGCGGCTGGGTCGAATGCGGTTGCGACAACGCGTCCGGCCTGGTGGCCGCGCTGCGCGACCCCCGGCTGGCGCGGGCCATCCTGGCGCTGCATCGGCAGCCCTGTCGCGAGTGGAGCGTGTCGGAGCTGGCGGCGGAATGCCATATCTCGCGCTCCGTTTTCGCGGAGCGCTTTCAGGCCACCATCGGCATACCGCCGCTGCGTTATGCGACCGAGCTGCGGATGCGGCTGGCGAGCCAGTGGCTGACGCATGACAGGCTGCCGATCGAAACCGTGGCGCTGCGACTGGGGTATGCGTCGCAGGCCGCGTTCAGCCGCGCGTTCAAGCGCGTGATCGGCAAGCCGCCGGGGGCCAGCCGGCAGGCCGGGGTGTAG